GCTCCCGCCCGGTTTGTCACCCGCTCCGCGCGCGCCCTTCCCGGATATCCACAGCATCGGCACTCCCTGTGGACATCGCTTGGCGGCCGCGTCAGACGTGCCGTCTGGAGGGGCGGGCCACACCCATGTTCGGCAGGACAGATGAGGCCGGGGCGAGAAATCCGCGATGCTTCCCGGACGTCAAGTCCACAAGCGTGGTCATCGGGCGCATGGTCACCGGCTCTCGTGAAATCTCCATGCCCGGCGGAGGCGGCGGTAGGACTTCTCCTTCCTTCGGCCAACACCGGAGTTCGTCTCCATCACAGACATCGCGTGGCCTGCGGCCTCCGGCCGCCGCGCCCCCGGACGCCCCGGCGGGATGACCCCCGTGCCGGAGGCGGCGCAAGCGACGGTGGACACCGCCGGTCCGCGCGACAGCGGCCTGCCGGAGATTCGCGTGGCCGTGTACGACTCTCCGCTGGCGGCACCCCGGGTGCTGGTGGTGCGCGCGCAAGATGTCGAGGAACTGGTCAGCGAGGCGGCGTCCCGCGCCTACACCCTGGCCCGGGACCTGGGCGGTCGGATCCCGCTGGTGGCCGTGCGGGAGGTCGTCGAGAATCTGGCGCACGCGCGTTTCCAGGACGCCGTGATCAGCATCCTGGACTCCGGCAACACGATCCGGGTCTCCGACCGGGGCCCCGGGATCGCCGACAAGGAGCGAGCATTACAGCCCGGATTCACCACCGCCACCGCCGACCTCCGCCGCCTGATCCGCGGCGTGGGAGCCGGCCTGCCGCTGGCCCGGGAGCAGATGGCCCTGCTGGGCGGAACCCTCACCATCGACGACAACCTGGGCGCGGGGACGGTGGTCACCCTGACGGCGCACCCCGAAGGTGCCCGGGTGCCGGCGCGGGAGCCTGACGCGCCCGCCCGCGGCCCTGACCTCAGCCCCCGGCAGAAGAAGGTCCTGCTCCTGATCGCCGAGCTGGGGTCCGCCGGTCCGTCGGCAGTCGCCAAGGAGCTCGGCGTCAGCCAGAGCACGGCCTACCGGGAGCTCCGGATGCTGGAACGTCGCCGCCTGGTGGACAACAAGTCCGCCGGGCGCCGCACGCTGACCGAGGAAGGCATCGCCGCGCTGGGCGCCGTCTTCTCCGCCTGAGACGCCCTGCGGCGCCGACACTTCGGGGGAGGTATGCGATGGCCGTCGACACCTCATCCGCAGCGGGCGTGTGGCAGGCCGCCCTCCGGCGCATCGAGGGCCGGCTGAGCAAGCCCAGTTACGAGTCGTTCGTCAAGGCCATGGTCCCCGTGGCCCTGACCGACGACACCTTCGTGTTCTCCGTCCCTACCCGCCTGGCCAAGGAGTGGGTGGAATCCCGCTTCTCAGGCCTCATCCACACCGCCCTGCAGGAGGTCCTGGCCCGACCGGTGTCCGTCCACCTCACGGTGGCCGAGACGACCCCTCCCCCGGCGGCTCCACCGGCCTCCGCGCCGCGGATGCCGGAGGGCCTTCCCCTGTCGCCCAAGTACACCTTCGACACTTTCGTGATCGGCTCGGGGAACCGCTTCGCCCACGCCGCGGCCATGGCCGTCGCCGAGGCCCCCGCCCGGGCATACAACCCCCTGTTCATCTACGGGGGCGTGGGCCTGGGCAAGACGCACCTGCTGCAGGCCATCGGCCACCACGTCATCCACAGGCACCACCTGACCCGGGTGGCTTACATCAGCAGCGAGAAGTTCACCAACGAGCTGATCAACGCCATCCGCGACGACCGCACCCTGGAATTCCGGACCAAGTACCGCAACGTCGACGTGCTCCTCATCGACGACATCCAGTTCCTCGCCGGCAAGGAACGCACCCAGGAAGAGTTCTTCCACACGTTCAACACGCTCCACGAGGCCAGCCGCCAGATCATCATCACCAGCGACCGGCCACCCAAGGAAATCCCCACCCTCGAAGACCGGCTGCGCTCGCGCTTTGAGTGGGGTCTGATCGCCGACATCCAGCCTCCCGACCTGGAGACCCGCATCGCCATTCTGCGCAAGAAAGCCGAGCTGGACGGCATGAACGTTCCCGACGAGGTCGCCGAATACATCGCCCAGCGCATCCAGTCCAACATCCGCGAGCTGGAAGGCGCGCTCGTACGCGTGGTCGCCTACGCCACCCTGACCCGCGCCCCCATGACCGTGGACCTGGCCGCCGAGATCCTCAAAGAGCTGCTCCCGGCCACCGCTCCCCGCGTCGTCACCATCCCGCTGATCCAGAAGGTCGTCGCCGAACACTTCGGCCTGCGGGTCGAAGAGATGCGGGCCAAACGGCGGACCAAGGGCATTGCCTTCCCCCGGCAGGTGGCCATGTATCTGGCCCGCGAACTCACCGACGCATCCTTGCCGCGCATCGGCGAGGAGTTCGGCGGCCGCGACCATACCACGGTGATGCACGCCTGCGAGCGGGTCAAAGCCGTCCTTTCCCGCGACCCTTATTTTGCCGCCACGCTGCGCAAACTCATCGACACCCTGCGGATAACCGGCTGACCGTGTCTTCCCATCCCTCCCATGTGGATATCCGCCGCCCCTTTTCGCACAGGTTGTCCCCGACCTCCGCTGCTGGTATCGTGAACGCGGTTGAGGCACTATCCACACAATCCACACCCTTACGACGATGACGATGAAGTTAAATAATAATTATAACTAGGAGGACTCCTCATGTGGGTAGCCTGTGCGCAGACAGCGCTGGCAAAAACCGTCGGCCTGGTCAGCCGTGCGGTGTCTGCCCGGACGACAATGCCCATTCTGGGATATGTTCTGCTGGAAACGGGCCACGAACGGCTGCGGATGACCGCCACGGATCTGGAACTGGCGATCCAGGCGGAGATGGGCGCAGAGGTCAGACACGGCGGTCAGGCAACGGCGCCGGCGCGGTTGCTGGCGGAGATCGTGGGGCAGTTGCCGGCGTCAACTGTGGAGATCCGGGCGGAGGAAGGGACGCCTCAGTGCCGGATCACCTGCGAGGCCAGCGAATTTGAAATCCTCGGGCTGCCGCCGGCCGATTTCCCCACCCTTCCCCGAGTGGACGGAGATCCCGTCGCTTCCGTTGACGCGGGGATCCTGCGCACCATGATCTCCCAGACGATCTTTGCGGTCTCCACGGATGAAACCCGTCCGTTTCTGACGGGGGTGTACATGGTCTTTGACGGCGAGGAAGGGCGGTGTGTGGCCACCGATGGCGGGCGCCTGGCGTTGCGCAGGACGGTATTGGAGCGCCCGGCCCGGCAGAAGGTGGGGGTCATCGTCCCGGGCAAGGCGCTGCAGGAACTGTCCAGGGCGCTGGCCGGGGTCGAAGCGGAGGTGCAGATCGCGCTGGCGGATACGCAGGTGATCTTCTCTGTCCCCGGCCTGCGGGTCTTCTCGCGGATCATCAGCGGGCAGTTCCCCAACTACGAGAAAGTGATCCCGGAGGCCCAGGCCGTCAAGCAGCGGATCCGCGCGCGCACCGAGCGCCTGCTGCGGGCGGTGCGCCGGGCAGCCATCACGGCCCGGGACTCGGCCAACGTGGTGCGTCTGGCGGCCCGGGGCCGTACGCTCACCATCACCTCCAATACGCCCGAGGTCGGCCGTGCCCGGGAGGAGGTGGAGGTGGAGGCGGAGGGCGAGGTGGTCGAGGCCGCCTTCAATGCCCGCTACCTGCTGGATTGCCTGAACGCCATCGAGGCCGACGAGGTTTCCGTGGAGCTCACCGGTTCCCTCAGCCCGGGGGTGATCCGGCCGACCCACCACGGCGACTACGTGTACGTCCTGGCCCCGGTGCGCGTGTACGGGTAGCCCGCCGCTCCCGGATGGCCGTGCGACGGGCGGTGATCATTCACACGGACACCATCACCCTGGGGGCGCTGTTGAAGTGGGCGCGGGTGGCCGCCACCGGAGGGCAGGCCAAGGAGATGATCCGCCGCGGCCTGGTGAAGGTGAACGGGGTCATAGAACGGCGCCGGGCGAGACAGATACGACCGGGCGACGTGGTCGAGGTGGGCCCCCACGTCCTGGAAGTTCGTCGGGAGGAGGCGGGTGAGGCTCGCGCGGCTGCGGGCGGTTAACTTCCGCAACCACCGC
This window of the Armatimonadota bacterium genome carries:
- the dnaN gene encoding DNA polymerase III subunit beta, with amino-acid sequence MWVACAQTALAKTVGLVSRAVSARTTMPILGYVLLETGHERLRMTATDLELAIQAEMGAEVRHGGQATAPARLLAEIVGQLPASTVEIRAEEGTPQCRITCEASEFEILGLPPADFPTLPRVDGDPVASVDAGILRTMISQTIFAVSTDETRPFLTGVYMVFDGEEGRCVATDGGRLALRRTVLERPARQKVGVIVPGKALQELSRALAGVEAEVQIALADTQVIFSVPGLRVFSRIISGQFPNYEKVIPEAQAVKQRIRARTERLLRAVRRAAITARDSANVVRLAARGRTLTITSNTPEVGRAREEVEVEAEGEVVEAAFNARYLLDCLNAIEADEVSVELTGSLSPGVIRPTHHGDYVYVLAPVRVYG
- a CDS encoding RNA-binding S4 domain-containing protein — protein: MAVRRAVIIHTDTITLGALLKWARVAATGGQAKEMIRRGLVKVNGVIERRRARQIRPGDVVEVGPHVLEVRREEAGEARAAAGG
- a CDS encoding ATP-binding protein; the protein is MTPVPEAAQATVDTAGPRDSGLPEIRVAVYDSPLAAPRVLVVRAQDVEELVSEAASRAYTLARDLGGRIPLVAVREVVENLAHARFQDAVISILDSGNTIRVSDRGPGIADKERALQPGFTTATADLRRLIRGVGAGLPLAREQMALLGGTLTIDDNLGAGTVVTLTAHPEGARVPAREPDAPARGPDLSPRQKKVLLLIAELGSAGPSAVAKELGVSQSTAYRELRMLERRRLVDNKSAGRRTLTEEGIAALGAVFSA
- the dnaA gene encoding chromosomal replication initiator protein DnaA, with amino-acid sequence MAVDTSSAAGVWQAALRRIEGRLSKPSYESFVKAMVPVALTDDTFVFSVPTRLAKEWVESRFSGLIHTALQEVLARPVSVHLTVAETTPPPAAPPASAPRMPEGLPLSPKYTFDTFVIGSGNRFAHAAAMAVAEAPARAYNPLFIYGGVGLGKTHLLQAIGHHVIHRHHLTRVAYISSEKFTNELINAIRDDRTLEFRTKYRNVDVLLIDDIQFLAGKERTQEEFFHTFNTLHEASRQIIITSDRPPKEIPTLEDRLRSRFEWGLIADIQPPDLETRIAILRKKAELDGMNVPDEVAEYIAQRIQSNIRELEGALVRVVAYATLTRAPMTVDLAAEILKELLPATAPRVVTIPLIQKVVAEHFGLRVEEMRAKRRTKGIAFPRQVAMYLARELTDASLPRIGEEFGGRDHTTVMHACERVKAVLSRDPYFAATLRKLIDTLRITG